One Zeugodacus cucurbitae isolate PBARC_wt_2022May chromosome 3, idZeuCucr1.2, whole genome shotgun sequence genomic region harbors:
- the LOC105209784 gene encoding endothelin-converting enzyme 1, giving the protein MSSACHGLLALLIITLIVDCPWPWPTRVTQAMSIPTERPGHTESKLNDTGSALFQLPTQMDEYAVLEELGRLTLASMNQSMDPCEDFYEYACGNWKQAELVPAHSRNNSFLNAMQYSVNEMLTQYLKNATEKELKLDNAESKAKTFFASCMRMSKDMSVGYKLLLETDEFAFNLNEKQESNETFDWINLNFLSPYGMYALLPLKIHYDTESRKFDVLLSTSGKVLGNSDVIDIKNLTRDFKIEGEEELRQFNGEFQAVIDFEKNLTMHTNRRNQTEELTLGEFKLKYKDNMLNWTRYFDIAFNGSAKNDWIIQNTIANVDPLVNFLQKTDLDTLRSYLRWRTIVKFYYIWKYETSDKSTENNCRDLTGQYFNYALLPWFIDNVYDADRREDILQLAKHIKETFYDFLGKYTWLDDETRSGAKTKLRAMDITVGYSDEMRNRDVINHVYEDVQIGDNWYKNLQVVEKNRARVRMRSVNKAIIPPLMSTRDVNAYYADFLNLVFIGIGISQAPFYHLKYPASIKFSGIGNIIGHEMAHGFDSYCYQYNYDGKKLNWWTEASLRNFKERYRCLESQYNKYVFHGVLTNGTLTSGDNIADNVGTRISYQAYLNSYGKLDGDKKPIPGVNLTNKQLYFLKFAQTWCTGKDDASKVRRMKTDVHAYEEFRVIGTLQNMPEFSEVYKCKLGSDMNPLKKCVIW; this is encoded by the coding sequence ATGTCATCAGCATGTCATGGTCTATTAGCGTTGCTGATCATTACGCTAATCGTCGATTGCCCATGGCCCTGGCCTACACGTGTAACGCAAGCGATGAGCATTCCAACGGAACGACCGGGCCATACAGAGTCAAAACTAAATGATACGGGCAGCGCGCTCTTCCAGTTGCCCACACAAATGGACGAGTACGCTGTTCTGGAAGAGTTGGGCAGGCTCACATTAGCCAGCATGAACCAGAGCATGGATCCGTGCGAGGACTTTTACGAATACGCTTGCGGCAATTGGAAGCAGGCCGAATTGGTGCCGGCGCATTCGCGAAATAACTCATTTCTGAACGCCATGCAGTATTCGGTTAATGAAATGCTGACTCAATACTTGAAAAATGCCACCGAGAAGGAATTGAAACTGGATAACGCGGAGTCGAAGGCGAAGACGTTTTTCGCATCTTGCATGCGCATGAGCAAGGACATGTCCGTGGGCTATAAACTGCTATTGGAGACGGACGAATTCGCCTTCAACTTGAATGAAAAGCAAGAATCGAATGAGACATTCGATTGGATCAACTTGAACTTCTTGTCTCCCTATGGCATGTATGCCTTGCTGCCTCTTAAGATACACTATGACACAGAGAGTCGCAAGTTCGATGTGCTGCTGAGCACCTCGGGGAAGGTGCTGGGCAACTCAGATGTCATCGACATTAAGAATCTAACGagagatttcaaaattgagggCGAAGAAGAACTTCGGCAATTCAATGGCGAATTTCAGGCTGTCATCGATTTTGAAAAGAATCTTACGATGCATACGAATCGGCGGAACCAAACAGAGGAGCTCACCTTGGGCGAATTCAAATTGAAGTACAAGGACAACATGTTGAACTGGACACGTTACTTCGACATAGCTTTCAATGGCAGCGCGAAGAATGACTGGATTATACAAAATACCATCGCGAATGTGGACCCGCTTGTGAATTTCTTGCAAAAAACTGACTTGGATACTCTGAGGAGTTATCTGAGATGGCGCACAATTGTCAAATTCTATTATATATGGAAGTACGAGACGAGCGATAAGTCCACGGAGAATAACTGCCGTGATCTCACGGGTCAGTACTTCAATTACGCACTGCTCCCTTGGTTCATAGACAATGTTTACGATGCCGATCGACGGGAAGATATTTTACAACTAGCCAAACACATTAAAGAAACCTTCTACGATTTCTTGGGCAAGTATACGTGGTTGGATGATGAAACGCGTTCGGGTGCGAAGACGAAGCTGCGTGCCATGGACATTACTGTCGGCTACTCGGATGAAATGCGTAATCGTGACGTCATCAACCATGTGTACGAAGACGTGCAGATTGGCGACAATTGGTACAAGAATTTACAAGTGGTCGAGAAGAACCGTGCCAGAGTGCGTATGCGCTCGGTTAATAAGGCAATAATACCACCACTTATGTCAACGCGCGATGTGAACGCCTACTACGCGGACTTTCTGAATTTGGTCTTCATAGGCATCGGTATCTCGCAAGCGCCATTCTATCACTTGAAATATCctgcttcaatcaaatttagCGGTATTGGTAACATCATTGGTCACGAGATGGCGCATGGCTTTGATTCCTATTGCTACCAATATAACTACGATGGCAAGAAGCTTAACTGGTGGACCGAGGCGTCTTTGCGCAATTTCAAGGAGCGCTATCGCTGCTTGGAGTCACAGTACAACAAATATGTATTCCACGGCGTGCTAACGAATGGCACTCTCACTTCCGGTGACAACATTGCAGACAACGTGGGCACGCGGATCTCCTATCAGGCATACCTGAATAGTTATGGCAAACTGGATGGGGACAAGAAGCCCATACCCGGTGTGAACTTGACCAACAAGCAATTATACTTTTTGAAATTTGCCCAAACATGGTGCACTGGCAAAGATGACGCCTCCAAGGTGCGACGCATGAAGACCGACGTGCACGCTTACGAGGAGTTCCGAGTCATTGGAACTCTGCAAAATATGCCGGAGTTCAGTGAGGTGTACAAGTGTAAATTAGGTTCGGACATGAATCCGTTAAAGAAATGTGTGATTTGGTGA